Proteins co-encoded in one Balearica regulorum gibbericeps isolate bBalReg1 chromosome 24, bBalReg1.pri, whole genome shotgun sequence genomic window:
- the PLEKHH3 gene encoding pleckstrin homology domain-containing family H member 3 isoform X1: MPFPGGLWWLLCCRQGFTLLRRDYGEADRDADGEAEEEEVSFELRAQGDQGSLEVSLSQPTRSSSGSERSLLVAEEMRSLIVEKGPGPVEDDPDALVKGWLQREVRGGVKTPWIRPRKYWFVLTPDSLDYYSSNEKGARRLGSLVLTSLCSVLWPDKQTYKETGYWSVTVFGRKHCYRLYTEHLNEAVHWVCAVQKVIDSKVPVQTPTQLLMRDVEEHCGSPEVLEQIYRCNPILRYTSSPLYAPLLPFPYGSLDQSAPGPRSYTTLRDEAVKLFNSLQQLESERDPVPLMQGVLQTCLDLPPLVDEIYCQLVKQTTEPPAPGRQGDLHYWQLLTCMSCTFLPSPPVLRFLRFHLDRTESRFPASEMAKYACFIREALGKTKGRECVPSLEEILVLMRRQEMICTVHCPGAPACSVAISSHTTAEEVARELVSRLGLSQSPNLFALYEQTRRREQPVGSATLLADVLTRFENLAGEEREQDPPCRLCFKHYGFLDTDNVPRDSLEFALLFEQAHEMVLRGYVPTSEETLQTLAALRLQSLNSDFSTHAPFPRLEELFPPHVLHARLPAPRHRPPTKCRGARLRAGLLAGGLWGQALAKQRAERDQRLRGRLREEGASTMAAIVEKWKLLQGMGRPEAMAAYVALVREWPGFGSTLFDVDLRASPVGAGSQRLWLGIGAKAVSLYKPGEPEPLDSFCYGRISSFGASDSSTFRLSVEDRDLLFETSQVDEIAQLLNTYLTSAGARRLSRPQEPATSPPGPAVPCQGLCPTAGPWQHQPPVGSFHS; this comes from the exons ATGCCGTTCCCGGGCGGGCTGTggtggctgctgtgctgccgGCAGGGCTTTACGCTGCTGCGGCGGGACTACGGCGAGGCGGACCGGGACGCGGACGGCGaggccgaggaggaggaggtgtctTTCGAGCTCCGCGCACAGGGAGATCAG GGGTCCCTGGAGGTGAGCCTGAGCCAGCCCACGCGCAGCAGCAGTGGCTCAGAGCG GTCCCTGCTCGTTGCGGAGGAGATGCGTAGCCTCATCGTGGAGAAGGGCCCGGGGCCAGTGGAGGATGACCCCGACGCTCTCGTGAAAG GCTGGCTGCAGCGGGAGGTGCGGGGCGGTGTGAAGACCCCCTGGATCCGACCTCGGAAGTACTGGTTTGTGCTGACGCCCGACTCCCTGGACTACTACAGCAGCAACGAGAAGGGGGCCCGGCGGCTGGGCTCCCTGGTGCTCACCAGCCTCTGCTCCGTGCTCTGGCCGGACAAGCAGACCTATAAGGAGACAG GCTACTGGAGCGTGACGGTGTTTGGCAGGAAGCATTGCTACCGCCTGTACACGGAGCACCTGAACGAGGCCGTGCACTGGGTGTGCGCGGTGCAGAAGGTCATCGACAGCAAAGTGCCCGTCCAgacacccacccagctgctcatGCGCGATGTCGAG GAGCACTGCGGCAGCCCCGAGGTCCTGGAGCAGATCTACCGCTGCAACCCGATCCTGCGCTACACCAGCAGCCCCCTCTATGCTCCCCTGCTGCCCTTCCCCTACGGCAGCCTGGACCAAAGCG cccccggcccccgcagCTACACCACGCTGCGTGACGAGGCCGTGAAGCTCTTCAACtcgctgcagcagctggagtcGGAGCGGGACCCGGTGCCGCTGATGCAGGGCGTTCTGCAGACCTGCCTGGACCTGCCGCCGCTGGTGGACGAGATCTACTGCCAGCTGGTGAAGCAGACCACGGAGCCGCCGGCGCCGGGCAGGCAGGGCGACCTGCACTACTGGCAGCTGCTCACCTGCATGAGCTGCAccttcctgccctccccgcccGTCCTGCGCTTCCTGCGCTTCCACCTGGACAG GACAGAGAGCCGGTTCCCTGCCTCGGAGATGGCCAAGTATGCCTGCTTCATCCGGGAGGCGCTGGGGAAGACGAAGGGGCGGGAGTGCGTGCCCTCCCTGGAAGAGATCCTGGTGCTGATGCGGCGGCAGGAGATGATCTGCACCGTGCACTGCCCGGGGGCGCCCGCCTGCAGTGTGGCCATCAGCTCCCACACCACGGCCGAGGAG GTGGCCCGGGAGCTCGTGTCACGCCTGGGGCTGTCCCAGAGCCCCAACCTCTTTGCGCTCTATGAGCAGAcccggcggcgggagcagcCCGTGGGCAGTGCTACGCTGCTGGCTGACGTCCTCACCAGGTTTGAAAA CTTGGCCGGGGAGGAGCGGGAGCAAGACCCGCCATGCCGGCTCTGCTTCAAACACTACGGCTTCCTGGACACGGACAACGTCCCGCGCGACAGCCTGGAGTTTGCCCTCCTCTTCGAGCAG GCGCACGAGATGGTGCTGCGTGGCTACGTGCCCACATCGGAGGAGACGCTGCAGACGCTGGCGGCGCTGCGCTTGCAGAGCCTCAACAGTGACTTCTCCACCCACGCCCCCTTCCCGCGCCTGGAAGAGCTCTTCCCGCCCCACGTGCTGCACGCCCGCCTGCCAGCCCCCCGCCATCGGCCCCCCACCAAGTGCCGGGGGGCTCGGCTACGTGCGGGGCTGCTGGCCGGCGGGCTCTGGGGGCAGGCGTTGGCCAAGCAGCGGGCAGAGCGGGACCAGCGCCTGCGGGGCCGCCTGCGAGAGGAGGGGGCCAGCACCATGGCTGCCATCGTGGAGAAGTGGAAGCTGCTGCAGGGAATGGGCCGGCCGGAGGCCATGGCCGCCTACGTGGCACTGGTGCGGGAATGGCCGGGCTTCGGCTCCACACTCTTCGACGTCGACCTGCGTgcg agcccGGTGGGGGCCGGGTCCCAGCGGCTGTGGCTGGGCATCGGGGCCAAGGCCGTCTCGCTCTACAAGCCAGGGGAGCCCGAGCCCTTGGACAGCTTCTGCTATGGCCGCATCTCCTCCTTCGGTGCCTCTGACAGCAGCACCTTCCGCCTCTCCGTGGAGGACCGGGACCTGCTCTTCGAGACCTCCCAG gTGGATGAGATCGCCCAGCTCCTCAACACGTACCTCACCTCTGCGGGTGCCCGGCGGCTATCCCGGCCCCAGGAGCCGGCCACCAGCCCCCCAGGCCCCGCCGTGCCATGCCAGGggctctgccccacagcagggCCGTGGCAGCACCAGCCGCCCGTGGGCTCCTTCCACAGTTAG
- the PLEKHH3 gene encoding pleckstrin homology domain-containing family H member 3 isoform X2: MPFPGGLWWLLCCRQGFTLLRRDYGEADRDADGEAEEEEVSFELRAQGDQGSLEVSLSQPTRSSSGSERSLLVAEEMRSLIVEKGPGPVEDDPDALVKGWLQREVRGGVKTPWIRPRKYWFVLTPDSLDYYSSNEKGARRLGSLVLTSLCSVLWPDKQTYKETGYWSVTVFGRKHCYRLYTEHLNEAVHWVCAVQKVIDSKVPVQTPTQLLMRDVEEHCGSPEVLEQIYRCNPILRYTSSPLYAPLLPFPYGSLDQSAPGPRSYTTLRDEAVKLFNSLQQLESERDPVPLMQGVLQTCLDLPPLVDEIYCQLVKQTTEPPAPGRQGDLHYWQLLTCMSCTFLPSPPVLRFLRFHLDRTESRFPASEMAKYACFIREALGKTKGRECVPSLEEILVLMRRQEMICTVHCPGAPACSVAISSHTTAEEVARELVSRLGLSQSPNLFALYEQTRRREQPVGSATLLADVLTRFENLAGEEREQDPPCRLCFKHYGFLDTDNVPRDSLEFALLFEQAHEMVLRGYVPTSEETLQTLAALRLQSLNSDFSTHAPFPRLEELFPPHVLHARLPAPRHRPPTKCRGARLRAGLLAGGLWGQALAKQRAERDQRLRGRLREEGASTMAAIVEKWKLLQGMGRPEAMAAYVALVREWPGFGSTLFDVDLRAVRPWQGRGSGQPWQRAALTPLSLQSPVGAGSQRLWLGIGAKAVSLYKPGEPEPLDSFCYGRISSFGASDSSTFRLSVEDRDLLFETSQVDEIAQLLNTYLTSAGARRLSRPQEPATSPPGPAVPCQGLCPTAGPWQHQPPVGSFHS; this comes from the exons ATGCCGTTCCCGGGCGGGCTGTggtggctgctgtgctgccgGCAGGGCTTTACGCTGCTGCGGCGGGACTACGGCGAGGCGGACCGGGACGCGGACGGCGaggccgaggaggaggaggtgtctTTCGAGCTCCGCGCACAGGGAGATCAG GGGTCCCTGGAGGTGAGCCTGAGCCAGCCCACGCGCAGCAGCAGTGGCTCAGAGCG GTCCCTGCTCGTTGCGGAGGAGATGCGTAGCCTCATCGTGGAGAAGGGCCCGGGGCCAGTGGAGGATGACCCCGACGCTCTCGTGAAAG GCTGGCTGCAGCGGGAGGTGCGGGGCGGTGTGAAGACCCCCTGGATCCGACCTCGGAAGTACTGGTTTGTGCTGACGCCCGACTCCCTGGACTACTACAGCAGCAACGAGAAGGGGGCCCGGCGGCTGGGCTCCCTGGTGCTCACCAGCCTCTGCTCCGTGCTCTGGCCGGACAAGCAGACCTATAAGGAGACAG GCTACTGGAGCGTGACGGTGTTTGGCAGGAAGCATTGCTACCGCCTGTACACGGAGCACCTGAACGAGGCCGTGCACTGGGTGTGCGCGGTGCAGAAGGTCATCGACAGCAAAGTGCCCGTCCAgacacccacccagctgctcatGCGCGATGTCGAG GAGCACTGCGGCAGCCCCGAGGTCCTGGAGCAGATCTACCGCTGCAACCCGATCCTGCGCTACACCAGCAGCCCCCTCTATGCTCCCCTGCTGCCCTTCCCCTACGGCAGCCTGGACCAAAGCG cccccggcccccgcagCTACACCACGCTGCGTGACGAGGCCGTGAAGCTCTTCAACtcgctgcagcagctggagtcGGAGCGGGACCCGGTGCCGCTGATGCAGGGCGTTCTGCAGACCTGCCTGGACCTGCCGCCGCTGGTGGACGAGATCTACTGCCAGCTGGTGAAGCAGACCACGGAGCCGCCGGCGCCGGGCAGGCAGGGCGACCTGCACTACTGGCAGCTGCTCACCTGCATGAGCTGCAccttcctgccctccccgcccGTCCTGCGCTTCCTGCGCTTCCACCTGGACAG GACAGAGAGCCGGTTCCCTGCCTCGGAGATGGCCAAGTATGCCTGCTTCATCCGGGAGGCGCTGGGGAAGACGAAGGGGCGGGAGTGCGTGCCCTCCCTGGAAGAGATCCTGGTGCTGATGCGGCGGCAGGAGATGATCTGCACCGTGCACTGCCCGGGGGCGCCCGCCTGCAGTGTGGCCATCAGCTCCCACACCACGGCCGAGGAG GTGGCCCGGGAGCTCGTGTCACGCCTGGGGCTGTCCCAGAGCCCCAACCTCTTTGCGCTCTATGAGCAGAcccggcggcgggagcagcCCGTGGGCAGTGCTACGCTGCTGGCTGACGTCCTCACCAGGTTTGAAAA CTTGGCCGGGGAGGAGCGGGAGCAAGACCCGCCATGCCGGCTCTGCTTCAAACACTACGGCTTCCTGGACACGGACAACGTCCCGCGCGACAGCCTGGAGTTTGCCCTCCTCTTCGAGCAG GCGCACGAGATGGTGCTGCGTGGCTACGTGCCCACATCGGAGGAGACGCTGCAGACGCTGGCGGCGCTGCGCTTGCAGAGCCTCAACAGTGACTTCTCCACCCACGCCCCCTTCCCGCGCCTGGAAGAGCTCTTCCCGCCCCACGTGCTGCACGCCCGCCTGCCAGCCCCCCGCCATCGGCCCCCCACCAAGTGCCGGGGGGCTCGGCTACGTGCGGGGCTGCTGGCCGGCGGGCTCTGGGGGCAGGCGTTGGCCAAGCAGCGGGCAGAGCGGGACCAGCGCCTGCGGGGCCGCCTGCGAGAGGAGGGGGCCAGCACCATGGCTGCCATCGTGGAGAAGTGGAAGCTGCTGCAGGGAATGGGCCGGCCGGAGGCCATGGCCGCCTACGTGGCACTGGTGCGGGAATGGCCGGGCTTCGGCTCCACACTCTTCGACGTCGACCTGCGTgcggtgaggccctggcagggcaggggcagtgggcagccctggcagcggGCAGCCCTGAcacccctctccctgcagagcccGGTGGGGGCCGGGTCCCAGCGGCTGTGGCTGGGCATCGGGGCCAAGGCCGTCTCGCTCTACAAGCCAGGGGAGCCCGAGCCCTTGGACAGCTTCTGCTATGGCCGCATCTCCTCCTTCGGTGCCTCTGACAGCAGCACCTTCCGCCTCTCCGTGGAGGACCGGGACCTGCTCTTCGAGACCTCCCAG gTGGATGAGATCGCCCAGCTCCTCAACACGTACCTCACCTCTGCGGGTGCCCGGCGGCTATCCCGGCCCCAGGAGCCGGCCACCAGCCCCCCAGGCCCCGCCGTGCCATGCCAGGggctctgccccacagcagggCCGTGGCAGCACCAGCCGCCCGTGGGCTCCTTCCACAGTTAG
- the TUBG1 gene encoding tubulin gamma-1 chain: MPREIITLQLGQCGNQIGFEFWKQLCAEHGISPEGIVEEFATEGTDRKDVFFYQADDEHYIPRAVLLDLEPRVIHSILNSPYANLYNPENIYLSEHGGGAGNNWASGFSQGEKIHEDIFDIIDREADGSDSLEGFVLCHSIAGGTGSGLGSYLLEKLNDRYPKKLVETYSVFPNQDEMSDVVVQPYNSLLTLKRLTQNADCVVVLDNTALNRIATDRLHIQNPSFSQINQLVSTIMSASTTTLRYPGYMNNDLIGLIASLIPTPRLHFLMTGYTPLTTDQSVASVRKTTVLDVMRRLLQPKNVMVSTGRDRQTNHCYIAILNIIQGEVDPTQVHKSLQRIRERKLANFIPWGPASIQVALSRKSPYLPSAHRVSGLMMANHTNISSLFERTCRQYDKLRKREAFLEQFRKEDIFKDNFDELDNSREIVQQLIDEYHAATRPDYISWGTQEQ, encoded by the exons ATGCCGCGGGAGATCATCACCCTGCAGCTGGGCCAGTGCGGCAACCAGA TCGGGTTCGAGTTCTGGAAGCAGCTCTGCGCCGAGCACGGCATCAGCCCCGAGGGCATCGTGGAGGAGTTCGCCACCGAGGGCACCGACCGCAAGGATGTCTTCTTCTACCAG GCGGACGATGAGCACTACATCCCgcgagctgtgctgctggacctGGAGCCTCGAGTTATCCACTCCATCCTGAACTCCCCTTACGCCAATCTGTACAACCCAGAAAACATCTACCTGTCAGAGCACGGAGGGGGAGCTGGGAACAATTGGGCCAGTGGCTTTTCACAG ggagaaaaaatcCATGAAGATATTTTTGATATAATAGACAGAGAGGCTGATGGGAGTGACAGTTTGGAA GGGTTTGTGCTTTGCCACTCCATTGCCGGTGGTACGGGCTCCGGGCTGGGCTCCTACCTCCTGGAGAAACTAAATGACAG GTATCCCAAGAAGCTGGTGGAGACCTACTCGGTTTTCCCAAACCAGGATGAGATGAGTGATGTTGTAGTCCAGCCATACAACTCTCTGCTGACACTGAAGAGGCTGACTCAGAACGCTGACTGCGTG gtgGTTCTGGACAACACAGCCTTGAATCGGATCGCGACAGACCGGCTGCACATTCAGAACCCGTCGTTCTCTCAGATCAACCAGCTG GTCTCCACCATCATGTCTGCCAGCACCACCACGCTCAGGTATCCCGGGTACATGAACAACGACCTCATCGGGCTGATTGCCTCGCTGATCCCCACCCCCCGGCTGCACTTCCTCATGACGGGGTACACGCCGCTCACCACCGACCAGTCG GTGGCCAGCGTGAGGAAAACCACAGTCCTGGATGTGATGAGAAGACTGCTGCAGCCTAAAAACGTGATGGTGTCCACAGGGCGAGACAGGCAGACCAACCACTGCTACATCGCCATCCTCAACATCATCCAGGGGGAGGTGGATCCTACGCAG GTTCACAAGAGTCTGCAGCGGATTCGGGAGAGGAAGCTGGCCAACTTCATCCCCTGGGGTCCTGCCAGCATCCAGGTGGCTTTGTCCCGCAAGTCCCCCTACCTACCATCTGCACACCGCGTCAGCGGCCTCATGATGGCAAACCACACCAACATCTCCTCG CTGTTTGAGCGGACGTGCCGGCAGTACGACAAGCTGCGCAAGCGGGAGGCCTTCCTGGAGCAGTTCCGCAAGGAGGACATCTTCAAGGACAACTTTGACGAGCTGGACAACTCCCGGGAGATCGTGCAGCAGCTGATCGACGAGTACCACGCGGCCACGCGTCCCGACTACATTTCCTGGGGCACGCAGGAGCAGTGA
- the RETREG3 gene encoding reticulophagy regulator 3 codes for MAAARPGERQRRVQELSAALRGRLGPYEPLLSAAQAALVWERPSRSALWWVAAHGLFWFFALTSLRLLFLVAFTLIVVVCLDQWKNKIWPEIGVARPDELDNESWGYVHPRLLGVPELCHHLAEGWVAGTNFLSNLFIFKRQNPGKFCLLVCGVFTFLAVLGRYIPGLLLSYLLLLFILLWPLAVYHRLGQRMYMKLEPALQRLDFSVRGYMISKQREKQLRRRSLHQEAVEDGSDSEEELAAFCPKLDDSVVAKELTISDSEHSDAEVSYTENGMFNLSRGQTPLTEGSEDLDGHSDPEESFARDLPDFPSINPEATGMDDEDDTSIGIPSLAYRPQGAEDLHLPYDQEESGALPSVQNLTNNIAGFVTRGMIQLALSGAPQPGSSRSDNPQRGAKTYLRTASSDLDTDAEGDDFELLDQSELNQLDPAGSRGQ; via the exons atggcggcggcgcggcccggcgAGCGGCAGCGGAGGGTGCAGGAGCTGAGCGCGGCGCTGCGGGGCCGCCTGGGGCCCTACGAGCCGCTGCTGAGCGCCGCGCAGGCCGCGCTGGTGTGGGAACGGCCGAGCCGCAGCGCGCTGTGGTGGGTGGCGGCGCACGGCCTCTTCTG GTTTTTTGCTCTGACTTCTCTTCGCTTGCTGTTCCTGGTTGCATTTACCCTTATAGTAGTAGTTTGTCTAGATCAGTGGAAGAACAAAATCTGGCCTGAAATTGGAG TGGCAAGACCTGACGAATTAGACAATGAGAG ctggggatATGTTCACCCTCGGCTGCTCGGAGTGCCAGAACTCTGTCACCATTTGGCTGAAGGATGGGTGGCTGGGACCAACTTCTTAAGTAATCTCTTCATTTTCAAGAGGCAAAACCCTGGAAAG TTTTGCCTTCTAGTGTGTGGAGTCTTTACTTTCCTGGCTGTCCTGGGCCGGTATATCCCCGGACTCTTGCTCTCATACTTGCTGT TGCTCTTCATCCTGCTGTGGCCCCTTGCTGTGTACCACAGACTGGGGCAGCGCATGTACATGAAGCtggagccagctctgcagcgGCTGGATTTCAGCGTTCGAGGCTACATGATATCAAAGCAGCGGGAGAAGCAAC TGCGTCGCCGATCCCTTCATCAGGAGGCTGTGGAAGATGGGAGTGACAGCGAAGAGGAGCTTGCCGCATTCTGTCCCAAG CTGGATGACTCTGTAGTTGCCAAGGAACTAACCATCTCTGACTCGGAGCACTCCGATGCTGAGGTTTCCTACACTGAAAATGGGATGTTTAACCTTTCGAGGGGCCAGACTCCCCTGACAGAGGGATCAGAAG ACCTGGACGGCCACAGTGACCCAGAAGAATCTTTTGCCAGGGATCTCCCCGACTTCCCTTCCATAAACCCGGAAGCAACTGGCATGGATGACGAAGATGACACCAGCATTGGGATCCCAAGTCTGGCTTACCGCCCACAAGGAGCAGAAGATCTCCATCTCCCATACGACCAGGAAGAATCCGGCGCACTGCCATCTGTACAGAATCTTACTAACAACATAGCCGGGTTTGTCACCAGAGGGATGATACAGCTTGCACTGTCAGGAGCCCCTCAGCCAGGCTCCTCGCGCAGCGACAATCCCCAGAGAGGTGCAAAGACTTATCTGCGAACAGCCAGCTCGGACTTGGACACTGACGCGGAAGGGGATGACTTTGAACTGCTGGATCAGTCCGAGCTGAACCAGCTGGATCCTGCTGGCTCACGGGGCCAGTAA
- the PSMC3IP gene encoding homologous-pairing protein 2 homolog encodes MSKGRDGPAAGGGAAAAAVLLRYLREQNRPYSAQDAFGNLQREHGLGKAAVVKALEQLAQQGRVREKAYGKQKIYFADQEQLPAASDVELRGLDGEIAALSAKVQALQQSCRQMEAELKDLNSSMTTPEMAREIEELRKGCAIYVEKLERIKSATNHVTPEEKEKVCSEQKLYCKEWRRRKRMATELLDAILEGYPKSKKQFFEEVGIETDEDHNVTLPAAV; translated from the exons ATGAGTAAAGGCCGCGAcggccccgcggcgggcg gaggcgccgccgccgccgccgtcctGCTGCGGTACCTGCGGGAGCAGAACCGGCCGTACAGCGCTCAGGACGCCTTCGGGAACCTGCAGCGGGAGCACGGGCTGGGCAAGGcg GCCGTGGTGAAGGCGCTGGAGCAGCTGGCGCAGCAGGGCCGCGTCCGCGAGAAGGCCTACGGGAAGCAGAAGATCTACTTTGCCGACCAG GAGCAGCTCCCGGCCGCCAGCGATGTGGAGCTCCGCGGCCTGGACGGGGAGATCGCCGCGCTCTCCGCCAAGGTGCAGGCgttgcagcagagctgccggCAGATGGAGGCGG AGTTGAAGGACCTGAACAGCTCCATGACAACCCCCGAGATGGCCAGAGAGATCGAGGAGTTGAGGAAGGGCTGCGCAATTTACGTGGAGAAACTGGAGAGGATTAAGTCTGCTACTAACCACGTGactccagaagaaaaagagaag GTCTGTAGCGAGCAGAAGCTGTACTGCAAGGAGTGGCGGAGGAGGAAGCGAATG GCGACCGAGCTGCTGGACGCCATCCTGGAGGGCTACCCCAAAAGCAAGAAGCAATTCTTC GAGGAGGTTGGGATAGAGACGGACGAGGACCATAACGTCACACTGCCAGCGGCTGTGTGA